The genomic region AACTGGGAGGATTTCTCGGCCGTCGTCATGATGGTCAACCCGGTGTAAAAACTCTCTGGCGTGGCTGGCGTCGGCTCACTGACTTGGTCATAGGCTACCGACTCCCCCGCGGACCATGAATATTGCGGGTAACGATGAGCGGCTTTGCGTGGGCATGTGTCTGAGTCGGCGCATGGCCACTCAGAGCAGTGGCCATGGCACCCAACGAATCAGCTTTGAAGTTCCGTTAGGCATCAAACAAATCCGATGAAGAATTAGCGCCGCAGCGAGTCATGTGTTGTGGTGTCGTTGGTTCGAAGGGCTTCGAGCGACGTGGCGTCATCATTGGCGGTCGCGCGGCGCTGGGCCGCGAGATTCGCCGACGGCGCGCGGCCGATCACCACCATCTCGCCGCGCTTCAAGAACCGCGGCTGGCGGTCGATGATCCGGGCGTCTGGAGGGAGCAGCGGGCGGATCGCGTTGTAACCCTCCGCGTCGGTCACCAGGACCGGGCATTCCGCGCGAGCGAAGAACGTTTGCACGCCCTGGCGATCTTCCTTGAAATCGTGAAGCGGCGGGTCGGCGTAGTAGATAACACCGGTCGTGGCCACATGGAACATCCCGATCCCATCCGGCTTGCCCTCGATTTGCCGCAACATTTCGGCGAACCGGGCCCCGTTTTGCAGGCGGCTGATTGGAACGGCGGCGATCGCGAATGCCGCCACGGCCAGCAAGATCGCAGTGACCGCCAGCGATCCGAGCGACATGGCAGGCTGCTTCCGCCGATGGAAGAACCAGCCCACTCCCGCTCCGGCAATCGCGATCGCACCGATCCAGCCAAAACTCGGCACGCCCGGAAACCATCGCGGCATCGCCAGGCTAAAGCCGATCGCCAATCCGACGCCGGCTGCGGCCAGCGCGATCAAACCGGCGGACACCCAGCGATGCGCGGAGCGCTGTGCCGGGGAGGCGATCCAATCGGCCGCCCAGGCGCCGCAAACGACGGCCAGGGCCGGATAGGCGGGCAGCACATAGCTGGGCAGCTTCGTCCCGGCCAGTGAAAAAACGGCAAACCACACGAAGATCCAGGTTCCCATCAGCAAATACGCCGCGCTCCGAGGATCGCCCGACCGTACCTTCCGCACGAGTTGCAACGCTCCGGCTGGCAGCAGAAACGACCACGGAAAGAAACAGGCGATCAGAATCAGCGGATGGAATAGGATCGTCCCGCGATGCCCGCCAAGCGGCTCCATGAACCGCTCGAGATTGTGTTTGAGAAAAAAGCCGCTCGTCCATTGCCAGTCGGTCTTCAGGCCAACCAGCAAGTACCAAGGCAGGGAAACTGCCAATACGATTGCCACGAAAAGAATCGGCCGCATCGCCCAAACCGCCCGCGGAAGCTGTCTTATGAATTCCGGCAGCCCGGCCACCAAGCCGCGCAGCCAGCATTTGATATTATTGAGCAGCGTTGCGTGCTCAGGCGGCGCGATGCGCACGCTCGGCCTCATGCAGCGCAGCGTGAGAAACAGCCCGATCGCCGCGCACGGCAGCAGCGTGCCGACCGGGCCCTTGGCGAGCACGGCCAAGCCCATCGCCGCATACATCGCCGCAAGTGCTGGCCACGCCGGCATGGATGCGCGAAAATCCGGAGGGGACTGTCCCCATTTTGCCCGATGCAATTCGGACTCGGATGCGGCTTGCAGACATTGGTCGGGCAAAATGGGGACTGTCCCCTTCTCCCAGCCGGATTTGCAGGACGCACCGAGAAACGCTCCCTCGCGCCCGCCGGTCATGCTCCACACATAAATCAATAGCGCCAGCGTCGTGAAAAAGATCAGCGTCGAGTCGGGCGTCGCCGCTCGTGCCGAGACCGCGAACATGAGATTCGTGGCCATGATCATGCCAGCCCAAAGCCCCACCTGCGGGCGAAACAAAAGCCGGCCCAGATGATAGGTCATGAGCGCCGTCCCCACGGCCAAGAGCGCCGAGGGAAATCGAGCGGCGAACTCCGTCGCCCCGAACAGCGAATACGAGCCCATCATCAGCCAATAGAGCAGCGCGGGCTTGTCGGTGCGAAGCTCGGAATTGAACGTCGGCACGATCCAATCGCCGCGGGCGAGCATCTCGCGCGCACAGGTGGCGTTCCTCGGCTCGTCGTCGTCCCACAGCCGGGGACCGCCGAGATTCGTGAAGAACACCACGAGCGCTGCGGCGAGTATGCAGAGTTGGTGTTGGATTCGTGCGCGCATGAACGACCAGTCCTCGACGAGCCTTCCTGAAAACCGCCTGCGGAGAGAGGGACAGTCCCCTTTTGTTCCTGACCATCGCGGCGATGGTGCCCGCTCCGCAAAAGGGGACAGTCCCCGGCGGTTTCCTTGCCCAACCTTCCGAGGGGCGGCGGACTATAGGGATTTCGCTGGCAGCGGTCAAGGTTTGACTCACCGTCCGCGACACACGAGGTAGGCGCGGCGAAATGGCGAAGGATTGAAAACAGACAGACCGTTCGGCTAGAGTAGTAGTCGTCGATTCGCCCGCACCTCACTCGCCACCCACCGAGCCCACCGGAGACCCTCGCCATGCAACGCCGCACTTTTCTCAAGCAAACCGCTACCGCCGCGGGCGCCATCGCCGCCGCTTCCGCGACCGCTCCCTTGCTCCTCGGCACGGAAGATAAGGCCGGCTCGAAGAACGCCGTTATCGGCCAAGGCGAGTTTCGCTACGAATGCTTGCACGACTGGGGCGAATTGCCCAAACACATCAAGTGGGAAACCACGCACGGCGTGACGATCGACGAGGCCGGGTTCATCTACATCAAGCATCAAGGGCATAGCAAGAACCCGAAGGACGGCATGGACACGATCGTTGTGTTCGATCCGACTGGAAAGTTCGTCCGCTCCTTCGGCCGAGAATACTACCCCGGCGGCCACGGCATCGACATCCGCAAGGAAGACGGAGAGGAATTCCTCTATCTGTGCGATATCGACCACTGCACGGTGTCGAAGACCAATCTCAAAGGAGAGCTGGTCTGGAAATTCGGCTATCTCAAGATTCCGCACGTGTACAAGCAGTTCGGCAAGTTCAAGCCGACGAACGTGGCCTTTCATCCGGACGGCGGGTTCTACGTCGGCGATGGCTACGGCTCGCACTATATCCATCAATTCGACAAAGACGCCCGCTGGATTCGCACCTTCGGCGGCGAAGGGACCGAGCCGGGGAAATTCAAAACGCCGCACGGCCTCTGGCTCGATGACCGGCCGGGGCGCGAGCCGTCGCTCGTGGTAGCCGATCGGGCCAACGCCCGGCTGCAATACCTATCGCTCGAAGGCAAGCCGCTGAGCATGATCCACGACGTGCTGTTCCCCGCCCATTTCGATATCCGCGGCGACGTGCTGCTTGTGCCCGACCTCTATGCCCGCGTCTCGCTTTTCGGTCGCGACAACAAGCTGATCGTGCATCTCGGCGACGACGCGGCCTGGATCGCGGACGTGAAGAAGATGCAAATTCGCAAAGACCCCAGCCGCTGGCAGGCGGGCAAATTCGTCCACCCGCACGACGCCTGCTTCGACAAAGACGGCAACATCTTCGTCACCGAATGGGTCGAGACTGGGCGAGTGACGATGCTGCGAAAGGTGAGTTAAGGGTAAAAACGGAACAACGATCACCCATGAAAGTATTATGACGCCGCCACATTTTGCGGATCGAGAATCGTGATGTCAGCATAGCGCTGAAAGTCGGCGGGATTGAACGTAAGGATGTGCGTGAGGCCGTGGCGTTGCATCGCGGCGACGAGCCGCGCATCGTGGGCTTGCTTGCCCCGTACCCGGTATTGGAGAGCCAAGTGCTGCCATATTTCCAAAATGGCGCGCTCGTCGCGCAATACCGGAAAGAGCACTTTCCACTCGTTAACCAAAGTGTTGATCGAGCCGACGGGCAGGTCCAAGCCGTTCCGGTCGACAGGGCGCGACGCCACGGACCAAAACTCATATATCACTTGGGGAACGAGACGGAGCGCGTGCTGCTGCGTTCGGAGCGAGTTGAGCGCCTTGTCCGCTACCGGTTGGTCAGGATCACCTAAATGCGCGAGCCTCACCAGCACATTCGTGTCGATGAGGATCCTCATTCGCCGCGGCCTTCATAGATGCTTTCGCGGCTGTCGTCGACGGTCGTTGCCGCGGAGCGTGGAAGGGCGGTTAGCGCGTCGCGAAATTTTTCTTGCCACCGATCTAACGAGAGCTGGTCTGCTGGGTCATCAGCCATCGAGAGCTTTTCGTCGAGGGCTTCGAGAGCTAGCACTTCGGGCGGCTTTCCCGCTTGCATCGCAGCTTCGCGAAGCCTTGCTTCCGTTTCGGGCGGTAGATTCAAAATCAGATTCATATGCGACTCCCTATGCTGCATGATAACCATCCCGGCGATTGCCGAGAAGCGGCGGCAGAATGGCCAGAAAAACGACATTGCTAGGAAGGTCATTCGCGGCGTCATTATTCCATGCCCCGAGAACTTTGGTCGATTCGTAGTTGCCGAGATGGCGCCGTCGCCGTAGGCTCCGGGTTAAACGATCGTGGTCATTCGCCCCAGAGGCACTGGTCCGCGCATCCGACGCGATTGAGCCGTCGTCCGCCGACTCACCGATACCTAGAGCGGGCTACAGGGTTAATATCCCTTATCCGAGATAGGCGGATTCACGGCAGCGGCGTCGCGTCGCTCTGACCGCATTCTCTTCTTTTGCCGGTAAGGATGCTCGTATGTGGCGGATTCTCATGGCGGCGATCGTCGGCGTGGCGTTTTGCGCGGCGCGGCCCAGCTTGGCGGACGACGATGGCGACAAGGACGCCCAGAAGAAGTCGCATGTCGAGAAGAAATCTTCTGACAGGGGTGAGAAGGCTGAGAAAAGTGAAAAGGCTGAGAAGGAAGATGGGAAGAAATCCGACGGCGAGAAGAAACACGGCGAGAAGAAAGAGAGCGACAAAACGAAGGGCAAATCGGCAAAGAGCGGCAAGGCCCCGCACCATAAATCACTGCGCGGCAAGGGGCATGCGGCACGTGCTCGCCACAATCACAAAGGTGGACACGGGCACAAGGGGCGGCATGGCAAGCATGGTCACGCGAATGCAGCGCGCCGCCACGGATATCGTGGTCACGGTCGTGCCCATTCAGCTCACGGCGGTCGAGGGCGCGGTTTTGGCGGCCGCGGGCATTTTGGCATGCGCGGCGCGATGCATGGGCACCAAGGTATGCACGGGCGTCACGGCCGCGGCGGAATGTATCGCGGACGCGGCGGCTGGGCGCATGGTCAGTGGGGCTACCGCAGCGGGCGCGGATTTGGCGGCGGGCGCGGCGCAATGTATGGGCATTATGGCCGTCACGGAATGCCTGGCGGTCGTGGGCAGCATGGCCGATATGGTCATCGCGGCGGATCCGGCGGTCGCGGCCCGATGGGATTTAACAATCGTGGATTTGGTGGTTGGGGGCAAGGCGGGCCGGGCGGTCGCTTCGACCAATGGGGCGGCGGTTGGGGCGGACCCGGCCGTGGTTGGGGCGGCAGTGGCATGGGTGGACCCGGCGGCGGGGGCCGCGGCTTCGGCAATGGGCCGCGCGGATACAGCGGTGGACAGTGGGGCGGACCGGGTTTTGGTAGTCGCGGATTCGGAGGACAGCGCTTCGGTGGGCCAGGATTTGGAGGCAATGGGCCGCGCGATTTTGGCGGCGGACCATGGGGCGGACCAGGATTTGGAGGGCAGCGCTTCGGCCGTCAGGAATTCGGTGGTCAGCGTGACGGCGGCCAAGGATTCGGTGGCAACGGGCCGCGCGGGTTCGCGGGCGGACCGTGGGACGATGACCGTTCCAGTGGGCCGCGATTCGGCGGCGAGGGCGGCGGTGGTCGCGGCTTCGGTAACCAAAGTTTCGGTGGCCGGAACTTCGGTAGCCAGAGCTTCGGCCAATGGGGTCAATGGAATGGCGCCCGAGGTCAACGCGACGGCGACGGTGGACGTAACGACGACGACGCTCGACCGCAGTTCGGCGGCCCGCCGCGCGGATTCGGTTTCGGTGGTCCCGGTGGCGGCGATTTTGGCCCCGGTGGGGCAGGCATGAATCGCGACGGATCGGCCGACGGACGTCGCACTCCGGCCGCCTTCCGCTTCGGCGGACCGGACGGCCGCGGCGGTCCCTCAGCGGATGGCCCGCGTCGAGGAACCGACGGCCCGAGCGACGACGGCGGTCGCCCGCCTCGCGGCAGGCCGAATCGAGACAGTGCGGACCGCGGAAATCCAGATCGCGGCGGCCCGGACGGCGCTGGCCGAGGTCGCGGTGGTCCCTCATCGGACGGCCCCGGCAATCGCGGCCCGCGCGACGGCGATCGCAGCGATTCGACCAATCCGGTAAAGGTCCTCCTCTCGCTCCTTTTTTGATCTGCTGCCGCTGACTGATTGAAAATCAGTTGCCCCGCGCACCCCGCGGGGGTTTTTATGCGCTGGTACAATGTGGCCACGAACAAGCCGTCTCAACGCGCGGGTAGACATGACTTCCGATCTGGTTCGCTCTCGAAGTGTATTCGACCGGTGCATCGCCGTCGTGGAGGTCCTCGTCGCCTTCGCACTGGTCCACGTGACCTATCGGGCGTTCAAGCATTTCACAGCGCTTGGCAGGCTCGAAGGCGATCAGGGCCTGAACTTTTCGGCCGGCGCGGCGATGATCCTGTTCACGGTTGCAATTCTGTTGGTCTGTCGAAGGAGTTTCGAGCAGTACGGGCTGACGCTCAACGGATGGAAAACGAACTTGAACATCGGGTTGTTCTGGGGCCTGTTGTTCGCCGCCGCGGCGGTCGTGGTCATTCGGATTGCCCAGATCCATTTCGATCCGCTCCATCCGCCCGACGTGAAGCGTTCGGTTGCCGCGACGATCGGCGAACTCGTCGGCGCGTTTCTGCTGCTCTTGTTTCTCTCGCGCGGCGGCGGCGCGATGCGGAGAATTCCAGTTTGGGTCAGCCTACTTGTCTTGCTCGGATTGCTTTCGGCACCGACCATCCTTGCGATGAGCTTCCATCGGCCGGTTCTCAAGGCGACTCTGAATTCGATGTGGCTGTTTTTCGGGGCCGGGTTCGGTGAAGAAATCTTCTTCCGCGGATACATTCAGTCGCGCGTCAATCAGGCCTTCGGTCGTCCGTTTCGTTGGATGAACGTCGATTTCGGCGTGGGGCTGATCGTGTCATCCGTGCTGTTCGGATCCA from Pirellulales bacterium harbors:
- a CDS encoding type II toxin-antitoxin system VapC family toxin is translated as MRILIDTNVLVRLAHLGDPDQPVADKALNSLRTQQHALRLVPQVIYEFWSVASRPVDRNGLDLPVGSINTLVNEWKVLFPVLRDERAILEIWQHLALQYRVRGKQAHDARLVAAMQRHGLTHILTFNPADFQRYADITILDPQNVAAS
- a CDS encoding peptidase; translation: MQRRTFLKQTATAAGAIAAASATAPLLLGTEDKAGSKNAVIGQGEFRYECLHDWGELPKHIKWETTHGVTIDEAGFIYIKHQGHSKNPKDGMDTIVVFDPTGKFVRSFGREYYPGGHGIDIRKEDGEEFLYLCDIDHCTVSKTNLKGELVWKFGYLKIPHVYKQFGKFKPTNVAFHPDGGFYVGDGYGSHYIHQFDKDARWIRTFGGEGTEPGKFKTPHGLWLDDRPGREPSLVVADRANARLQYLSLEGKPLSMIHDVLFPAHFDIRGDVLLVPDLYARVSLFGRDNKLIVHLGDDAAWIADVKKMQIRKDPSRWQAGKFVHPHDACFDKDGNIFVTEWVETGRVTMLRKVS
- a CDS encoding IS4 family transposase, producing the protein LGGFLGRRHDGQPGVKTLWRGWRRLTDLVIGYRLPRGP
- a CDS encoding CPBP family intramembrane glutamic endopeptidase, with product MTSDLVRSRSVFDRCIAVVEVLVAFALVHVTYRAFKHFTALGRLEGDQGLNFSAGAAMILFTVAILLVCRRSFEQYGLTLNGWKTNLNIGLFWGLLFAAAAVVVIRIAQIHFDPLHPPDVKRSVAATIGELVGAFLLLLFLSRGGGAMRRIPVWVSLLVLLGLLSAPTILAMSFHRPVLKATLNSMWLFFGAGFGEEIFFRGYIQSRVNQAFGRPFRWMNVDFGVGLIVSSVLFGSIHVLNTVDYFNGQYVFAWLWWLPNTASGLFFGFLRERTKSVVAGGVYHGLTDMLGSIPALLP
- a CDS encoding glycosyltransferase family 39 protein, with the protein product MRARIQHQLCILAAALVVFFTNLGGPRLWDDDEPRNATCAREMLARGDWIVPTFNSELRTDKPALLYWLMMGSYSLFGATEFAARFPSALLAVGTALMTYHLGRLLFRPQVGLWAGMIMATNLMFAVSARAATPDSTLIFFTTLALLIYVWSMTGGREGAFLGASCKSGWEKGTVPILPDQCLQAASESELHRAKWGQSPPDFRASMPAWPALAAMYAAMGLAVLAKGPVGTLLPCAAIGLFLTLRCMRPSVRIAPPEHATLLNNIKCWLRGLVAGLPEFIRQLPRAVWAMRPILFVAIVLAVSLPWYLLVGLKTDWQWTSGFFLKHNLERFMEPLGGHRGTILFHPLILIACFFPWSFLLPAGALQLVRKVRSGDPRSAAYLLMGTWIFVWFAVFSLAGTKLPSYVLPAYPALAVVCGAWAADWIASPAQRSAHRWVSAGLIALAAAGVGLAIGFSLAMPRWFPGVPSFGWIGAIAIAGAGVGWFFHRRKQPAMSLGSLAVTAILLAVAAFAIAAVPISRLQNGARFAEMLRQIEGKPDGIGMFHVATTGVIYYADPPLHDFKEDRQGVQTFFARAECPVLVTDAEGYNAIRPLLPPDARIIDRQPRFLKRGEMVVIGRAPSANLAAQRRATANDDATSLEALRTNDTTTHDSLRR